One genomic segment of Fusobacterium nucleatum includes these proteins:
- a CDS encoding glycerophosphodiester phosphodiesterase has product MTKNFAHRGFSGKYPENTMLAFQKAIEVGADGIELDVQLTKDGELVIIHDETIDRTTDGKGYVIDYTYEELSKFDASYIYRGKVEFNKIPTLKEYFELVKDLDFITNIELKTGINEYLGIEEKVYKLIKEYQLEEKVIISSFNHFSILRIKKIAPELKCGFLSEDWIIDAGAYTASHKVECFHPRFNNLIPEVVAELKKNNIEINTWTVNREDDINDLIDKKVDILIGNYPDLVKKIINKKNRG; this is encoded by the coding sequence ATGACAAAGAATTTTGCTCATAGAGGATTTAGTGGAAAATATCCTGAAAATACAATGTTAGCTTTTCAAAAAGCTATAGAAGTTGGAGCAGATGGAATTGAATTAGATGTTCAACTTACAAAAGACGGGGAACTTGTAATAATTCATGATGAAACAATAGATAGAACAACAGATGGGAAAGGTTATGTGATAGATTATACATATGAAGAATTATCAAAGTTTGATGCTTCATATATTTATAGAGGGAAAGTGGAATTTAATAAAATTCCTACATTAAAAGAATATTTTGAATTGGTCAAAGACTTAGATTTTATAACTAATATTGAATTGAAAACTGGGATAAATGAATATTTAGGAATAGAAGAAAAGGTGTATAAACTTATTAAAGAATATCAATTAGAGGAAAAGGTTATAATTTCAAGTTTTAACCATTTTTCTATTTTAAGAATAAAAAAAATTGCTCCTGAGTTAAAATGTGGATTTTTATCAGAAGATTGGATAATAGATGCAGGAGCATATACAGCATCTCATAAGGTTGAATGTTTTCATCCAAGATTTAATAATTTGATACCAGAAGTTGTAGCAGAATTGAAGAAAAATAATATAGAAATTAATACTTGGACAGTTAATAGAGAAGATGATATCAATGATTTAATAGATAAAAAAGTAGATATTTTAATAGGGAATTATCCAGATTTAGTTAAAAAAATAATTAATAAAAAAAATAGGGGGTAA
- a CDS encoding amino acid carrier protein → MESLELLLTTINKWLWGRWLVYVLLGLGILYTFTNGFIQVRYFKFIIKKTLVDSFKARNDEKGSGSISTFKAMMVTLAGNVGGGNVVGVATAVAAGGMGAVFWMWVAAFFGMALKYGEIVLSQLYRGKDSEGNLLSGPMYYIRDGLKAPWLGIIIAVLMCTKMMGANLVQSNTISGVLNSNYNVPTWLTGIILICCLMAVVLGGLKRLANIATSLVPIMSIFYVVVGLLVILLNIQQVPSVIKEIFTQAFSMKAVAGGTGGYIIARAMQYGITRGMYSNEAGEGTAPFAHGSAIVEHPCEEGITGVTEVFLDTIIICSITAIVIGVTGIYQSDLSPAVMAIESFGTVWGPLKHLATFALLLFCFTTLMGQWFNAAKSFTYAFGPKVTDKVRFVFPFLCIIGALTKISLVWTIQDVAMGLVIIPNLIALIILFPQVRQQTKDYFSNPKFYSQDKK, encoded by the coding sequence ATGGAGAGTTTGGAATTGCTTTTAACCACTATAAATAAGTGGTTATGGGGAAGATGGCTTGTATATGTACTTTTAGGATTAGGAATTTTATACACTTTTACTAATGGTTTTATCCAAGTTAGGTACTTTAAATTTATTATAAAAAAAACATTGGTAGATTCTTTTAAAGCAAGAAATGATGAAAAAGGTTCAGGTTCAATTTCAACATTCAAAGCAATGATGGTAACACTTGCTGGGAATGTTGGTGGAGGAAATGTTGTAGGAGTAGCAACTGCTGTTGCTGCTGGTGGTATGGGAGCTGTTTTTTGGATGTGGGTAGCTGCATTTTTTGGAATGGCTTTAAAATATGGAGAAATAGTTTTATCTCAATTATATCGTGGAAAAGACTCAGAAGGAAATTTATTAAGTGGGCCTATGTACTATATTAGAGATGGATTAAAAGCACCTTGGTTAGGAATTATTATAGCTGTTTTAATGTGTACTAAGATGATGGGAGCAAATTTAGTTCAATCTAATACTATATCAGGAGTTTTAAATTCAAATTATAATGTTCCAACTTGGTTGACAGGGATAATTCTAATTTGCTGTTTAATGGCAGTTGTTTTAGGTGGGTTAAAAAGACTTGCTAATATAGCTACATCATTAGTTCCAATAATGTCAATATTTTATGTAGTTGTAGGACTATTAGTAATATTATTAAATATTCAACAAGTTCCATCAGTTATTAAAGAAATATTTACACAGGCATTTTCTATGAAAGCAGTAGCAGGGGGAACAGGTGGATATATTATAGCAAGAGCTATGCAATATGGTATAACTCGTGGTATGTATTCAAATGAAGCTGGAGAAGGAACGGCACCATTTGCACATGGTTCAGCAATAGTTGAGCATCCTTGTGAAGAAGGAATAACAGGAGTAACAGAAGTATTTTTAGATACAATCATAATTTGTTCTATAACAGCAATAGTTATCGGTGTAACTGGAATTTATCAATCAGATTTAAGTCCAGCAGTGATGGCGATAGAATCTTTTGGAACAGTATGGGGTCCGTTAAAACATCTAGCAACATTTGCACTTTTACTTTTCTGTTTTACAACTTTAATGGGACAATGGTTTAATGCAGCGAAAAGTTTTACTTATGCTTTTGGGCCAAAAGTTACAGATAAAGTTAGATTTGTATTTCCATTTTTATGTATAATTGGAGCTTTAACAAAAATAAGTCTAGTTTGGACAATACAAGATGTGGCAATGGGATTGGTTATAATACCTAACTTGATTGCACTAATAATTTTATTTCCACAAGTTAGACAACAAACTAAGGATTATTTCTCTAATCCGAAATTTTATTCTCAAGATAAGAAATAA
- a CDS encoding macro domain-containing protein, which produces MYKNIIKLISGDITKIPEVEAIVNAANTSLEMGGGVCGAIFKAAGGNLTQECKEIGGCNTGEAVITKGYNLPNKYIIHTVGPRYSTGENGEAKRLASAYYESLKLANEKGIRRIAFPSISTGIYRFPVDEGAKIALTTAIKFLDKNPNSFDLILWVLDEKTYIVYKEKYKKLLEI; this is translated from the coding sequence ATGTATAAAAATATTATAAAATTAATAAGTGGGGATATAACAAAAATCCCAGAAGTTGAAGCAATAGTAAATGCCGCTAATACTTCACTTGAAATGGGTGGAGGAGTTTGTGGAGCAATTTTTAAAGCAGCTGGTGGTAACCTTACTCAGGAATGCAAAGAAATAGGAGGTTGTAATACAGGAGAAGCTGTTATAACAAAGGGATATAATCTTCCTAATAAATATATTATTCATACAGTTGGACCAAGATATTCAACAGGAGAAAATGGAGAAGCTAAAAGATTGGCATCAGCCTATTATGAGAGTTTGAAATTGGCGAATGAAAAAGGAATTAGAAGAATAGCTTTTCCTTCAATTTCAACAGGAATATATCGCTTTCCAGTAGATGAAGGAGCAAAGATTGCACTTACTACTGCTATAAAATTTCTAGATAAAAATCCTAATAGCTTTGATTTAATTTTGTGGGTATTAGATGAAAAAACTTATATTGTATATAAAGAAAAATATAAAAAACTTTTAGAAATATAA
- a CDS encoding autotransporter serine protease fusolisin encodes MRGKILKNKLILTALTAILLVSCGGSGGGGGSSNLPINSGNNVLPTPKKPEIEDKINPAIPENTVNPTVPVPNNPTNPSNPVNNMKRESLEELRARMNETKVREFILKEQNDSTENIPMDDKKLDGTTQKVAILDSDFLKKKQYFKNIYSNVDILDKTSNSISNSNHGELVLKALREENKLGIIASSIGKETIINGEKIDTVVPTLTDYQNALNKFNPNQKVKVFSQSWGVPNKIGDYRAGREALAAIAPGGNLDEGQKMLDFYKDQVNKETLFVWANGNTSRDNQNQVILFNDAYFQAGLPHLYRDLEKGWIAVVGVKNQEGDIFNTHYSPSHLAYPGNAKWWAISANAELIDSKGQIHRGSSFAAPRVARVASLVAEKYDWMTADQVRQTLFTTTDTNETRERGIRNIVSEPDSKYGWGMLNQERALKGPGAFINIHRQYQYSPNSNNIFKADIPENKVSYFENDIVGNGGLEKSGKGTLHLTGNNSYERGSLVKEGTLEIHKVHAKQIDVEDKGTLVLHSKSIIGYNINPYTVIDSKEITANKIAAQNVNNKGTVKVTGTTAIIGGDYIAYSGSKTEMDFSSKVRVLGKIDMQGGAIALSSNRYTTLRETATIMEASNVQGNIANVETNGMRTANVEVQDGKVVATLSRQNPVEYIGENAEASSKNVAENVENVFQDLDKKVLSGTATKEELAMGAIVQNMSTMDFTSATEMMSGEIYASAQALTFSQAQNINRDLSNRLAGLDNFKNSNKDSEVWFSAIGSGGKLRRDGYASADTRVTGGQFGIDTKFKGTTTLGVAMNYSYAKANFNRYAGESKSDMVGVSFYAKQDLPYGFYTAGRLGLSNISSKVERELLTSTGETVTGKIKHHDKMLSAYVEIGKKFGWFTPFIGYSQDYLRRGSFNESEASWGVKADGKNYRATNFLVGARAEYVGDKYKLQAYVTQAINTDKRDLSYEGRFTGSAAKQKFYGVKQSKNTTWIGFGAFREISPVFGVYGNVDFRVENKKWADSVISTGLQYRF; translated from the coding sequence ATGAGGGGAAAAATACTAAAAAATAAGTTAATATTAACAGCTTTAACAGCTATTTTACTTGTAAGCTGTGGGGGCAGTGGAGGTGGAGGAGGAAGTTCGAATCTACCAATAAATTCGGGGAATAATGTGTTACCTACACCTAAAAAACCAGAAATAGAGGATAAAATAAATCCAGCTATTCCTGAAAACACAGTTAACCCAACTGTACCAGTACCAAATAATCCAACTAATCCGAGTAATCCAGTTAATAATATGAAAAGAGAATCACTTGAAGAGCTTAGAGCAAGAATGAATGAAACAAAAGTAAGAGAGTTTATCTTAAAAGAACAAAATGATTCTACTGAAAATATTCCTATGGATGATAAAAAATTAGATGGAACTACACAAAAAGTAGCTATATTAGATTCAGATTTTTTGAAAAAAAAGCAATACTTTAAAAATATTTATTCAAATGTAGATATTTTAGATAAAACTAGTAATTCTATTTCTAATAGTAATCATGGAGAATTAGTTTTAAAAGCATTAAGAGAAGAAAATAAATTAGGAATAATTGCATCAAGTATAGGAAAAGAAACAATTATAAATGGTGAAAAAATAGATACTGTAGTGCCAACTTTAACAGATTATCAAAATGCTTTAAATAAATTTAATCCTAATCAAAAAGTAAAAGTTTTTTCTCAATCTTGGGGAGTACCAAACAAGATTGGAGATTATAGAGCAGGAAGAGAAGCTCTAGCAGCAATTGCACCAGGTGGAAATTTGGATGAAGGACAAAAGATGTTGGATTTCTATAAAGATCAAGTAAATAAAGAGACTCTTTTTGTTTGGGCAAATGGAAATACTTCAAGAGATAATCAAAATCAAGTAATATTATTTAATGATGCTTATTTTCAAGCAGGGTTACCACATTTATATAGAGATTTAGAAAAGGGATGGATAGCAGTAGTGGGTGTAAAAAACCAAGAGGGAGATATTTTTAATACACACTATAGTCCTTCTCACTTAGCTTATCCAGGAAATGCTAAATGGTGGGCAATTTCAGCTAATGCAGAATTAATAGATAGTAAAGGACAGATACATAGAGGGTCATCTTTTGCAGCACCAAGAGTAGCAAGAGTGGCATCATTGGTTGCAGAAAAATATGATTGGATGACAGCTGACCAAGTTCGTCAAACTTTATTTACTACAACTGATACAAATGAAACTAGAGAAAGAGGAATTAGGAATATAGTTAGTGAACCAGATAGCAAATATGGTTGGGGAATGTTAAATCAAGAAAGAGCATTAAAAGGACCAGGTGCTTTTATTAATATTCATAGACAATATCAATATTCTCCAAATTCTAATAATATATTTAAAGCTGATATACCTGAAAATAAAGTTTCATATTTTGAAAATGACATTGTTGGAAATGGAGGACTTGAAAAATCTGGAAAAGGGACTTTGCATTTAACAGGAAACAATTCATATGAAAGAGGAAGTCTAGTAAAAGAAGGTACATTAGAGATTCATAAAGTACATGCAAAACAAATAGATGTTGAAGATAAAGGAACATTGGTATTACATAGCAAGTCAATTATTGGATATAATATAAATCCATATACTGTAATAGATAGTAAAGAAATAACAGCAAATAAAATAGCTGCTCAAAATGTAAATAATAAAGGTACAGTTAAAGTTACAGGGACAACAGCAATTATTGGAGGAGACTATATTGCATATTCAGGTTCTAAAACAGAAATGGACTTTTCTTCAAAAGTAAGGGTTTTAGGAAAGATTGATATGCAAGGAGGGGCTATAGCTTTATCATCAAATAGATATACAACTTTGAGAGAAACAGCCACTATAATGGAAGCTTCAAATGTTCAAGGAAATATTGCTAATGTAGAAACAAATGGAATGAGAACAGCAAATGTAGAAGTACAAGATGGAAAAGTAGTAGCAACATTATCAAGACAAAATCCAGTTGAATATATAGGAGAAAATGCAGAAGCTTCATCTAAAAATGTAGCAGAAAATGTAGAAAATGTTTTCCAAGATTTAGATAAAAAAGTATTATCTGGTACAGCAACAAAAGAAGAATTAGCTATGGGAGCAATAGTACAGAATATGTCAACAATGGACTTTACATCAGCAACTGAAATGATGTCAGGAGAAATATATGCATCAGCACAAGCATTAACTTTCTCACAAGCACAAAATATAAATAGAGATTTATCAAATAGATTAGCTGGATTAGATAACTTTAAAAATTCTAATAAAGATTCAGAAGTATGGTTCTCAGCAATAGGAAGTGGAGGAAAATTAAGAAGAGATGGATATGCATCAGCAGACACAAGAGTAACAGGAGGACAATTTGGTATAGATACTAAATTTAAAGGAACAACAACTCTTGGAGTAGCGATGAATTACTCTTATGCGAAGGCAAACTTCAATAGATATGCAGGCGAATCAAAGAGTGATATGGTAGGAGTATCATTCTATGCAAAACAAGATTTACCATATGGATTCTATACAGCGGGTAGATTAGGATTATCAAATATTTCTTCAAAAGTTGAAAGAGAATTATTGACATCAACAGGAGAAACAGTAACAGGAAAGATAAAACATCATGATAAAATGTTATCAGCTTATGTAGAAATAGGAAAGAAATTTGGATGGTTCACACCATTTATAGGATACTCACAAGATTATTTAAGAAGAGGAAGTTTCAATGAATCAGAAGCATCTTGGGGAGTAAAAGCAGATGGAAAGAATTACAGAGCAACAAATTTCTTAGTAGGGGCAAGAGCAGAATATGTAGGAGATAAATATAAACTACAAGCTTATGTAACACAAGCGATAAATACAGATAAGAGAGATTTATCATATGAAGGAAGATTTACAGGAAGTGCAGCAAAGCAAAAATTCTATGGAGTAAAACAATCAAAGAATACAACATGGATAGGCTTTGGAGCATTTAGAGAAATAAGCCCAGTATTTGGAGTATATGGAAATGTAGATTTCAGAGTAGAGAATAAGAAATGGGCAGATTCAGTAATCTCAACAGGATTACAGTATAGATTTTAA
- a CDS encoding aminopeptidase P family protein, producing MLSKEVYVNRRKKLKENFEDGLILIMGNNFSPLDCEDNTYPFIQDATFKYYFGIEHDGLIGIIDIDKNEEIIFGNDYTMLDIIWMGKQKFLKELAVEVGIKKFLEKEELKKYLENRKNIRFTNQYRVDNIMYLSSILNINPFEFDKNTSFDLVKAIIKQRNIKDKIEIEEIEKAVNITKEMHLSAMRNVKAGMKEYELVAEVEKQPRKYNAYYSFQTILSKNGQILHNHKHLNTLKDGDLVLLDCGALSEESYCGDMTTTFPVSGKFTEKQKTIHNIVRDMFDRAKNLARAGITYKELHLEACKILAANMKKLGLMKGDIEDIVSSGAHALFMPHGLGHMMGMTVHDMENFGEINVGYDEGEKKSTQFGLSSLRLAKKLEIGNVFTIEPGIYFIPELFEKWKNEKLHEEFLNYNEIEKYMDFGGIRMERDILIQEDGTSRILGDKFPRTADEIEKYMKEYRK from the coding sequence ATGTTAAGTAAGGAAGTGTATGTAAATAGAAGAAAAAAATTAAAAGAAAACTTTGAAGATGGTTTAATTTTAATAATGGGAAATAATTTTTCTCCTCTTGATTGTGAAGATAATACATATCCATTTATTCAAGATGCAACTTTCAAATACTATTTTGGTATTGAACACGATGGATTAATTGGAATTATTGATATAGATAAAAATGAAGAAATAATTTTTGGGAATGACTATACAATGTTAGATATTATTTGGATGGGAAAACAAAAGTTTTTAAAAGAATTAGCTGTTGAAGTTGGAATAAAAAAGTTTCTTGAAAAAGAAGAATTAAAAAAATATTTAGAAAATAGAAAAAATATAAGGTTTACTAATCAATATAGGGTAGATAATATTATGTATTTGAGTTCAATCTTGAATATAAATCCTTTTGAATTTGATAAAAATACATCTTTTGATTTAGTAAAAGCTATAATAAAACAAAGAAATATTAAGGATAAGATTGAAATAGAAGAAATAGAAAAAGCAGTTAACATAACAAAAGAAATGCACCTTTCTGCTATGAGAAATGTAAAAGCTGGAATGAAAGAATATGAACTTGTTGCAGAAGTAGAAAAGCAGCCAAGAAAATATAATGCTTATTATTCATTTCAAACTATACTTAGTAAGAATGGACAAATTCTACATAATCACAAACATTTAAATACTTTAAAAGATGGAGATTTAGTTTTACTTGATTGTGGAGCATTAAGTGAAGAGAGTTATTGTGGAGATATGACAACAACTTTTCCTGTAAGTGGTAAGTTTACTGAAAAACAAAAGACTATACATAATATAGTAAGAGATATGTTTGACAGAGCAAAAAATTTAGCAAGAGCAGGAATTACATATAAGGAATTACACTTAGAGGCTTGTAAGATTTTAGCAGCAAATATGAAAAAACTTGGACTTATGAAGGGAGATATTGAAGATATAGTTAGTTCAGGAGCACATGCCTTATTTATGCCACATGGTTTAGGGCATATGATGGGTATGACAGTTCATGATATGGAAAATTTTGGAGAAATAAATGTTGGTTATGATGAGGGAGAAAAAAAATCAACTCAATTTGGGTTGTCTTCTTTAAGACTTGCTAAAAAATTAGAAATTGGAAATGTCTTTACTATTGAACCAGGAATATACTTTATACCAGAACTTTTTGAAAAGTGGAAGAATGAAAAATTACATGAAGAATTTTTAAATTATAATGAAATAGAAAAGTATATGGATTTTGGTGGAATTAGAATGGAAAGAGATATTTTAATTCAAGAAGATGGAACAAGTAGAATTTTAGGAGATAAATTTCCAAGAACTGCTGATGAAATAGAAAAATATATGAAAGAATATAGAAAATAA
- a CDS encoding MazG nucleotide pyrophosphohydrolase domain-containing protein, protein MESTQQELLKKLSNESSINEIQSYIKKIMEMRGFNKEKSSDKILLLVEEVGELAKAIRKNERKIGIDKTKEYNYSSIESEIADVFIVLLSICDILNIDLFKAFLDKEEENIKRAWSVNK, encoded by the coding sequence ATGGAAAGTACTCAACAAGAACTATTAAAGAAGTTATCAAATGAATCTTCTATAAATGAAATACAAAGTTATATAAAGAAAATAATGGAGATGAGAGGTTTTAATAAAGAAAAGTCCTCAGATAAAATTTTGTTACTAGTAGAGGAAGTTGGAGAATTAGCCAAAGCTATAAGAAAAAATGAAAGAAAGATAGGAATAGATAAAACTAAGGAATATAATTATTCCTCTATTGAAAGTGAAATAGCAGATGTCTTTATAGTTCTTTTATCGATATGTGATATTTTAAATATAGATTTATTTAAAGCATTTTTAGATAAGGAAGAAGAAAATATTAAAAGAGCTTGGTCAGTAAATAAATAA
- a CDS encoding sodium-dependent transporter gives MSAIEKRDGFTTKWGFILACIGSAVGMGNIWRFPVLVSELGGMTFLIPYFIFVILIGSTGVIEEFALGRAAGAGPVGAFGMCTEMRGNRSIGEKIGIIPILGSLSLAIGYSCVMGWVFKYAWMSINGSMYAMQSNMEVIGSTFGQTASAWGANFWIIIALIASFIIMSMGVSGGIEKANKIMMPILFILFVLLGVYILFQPGSSDGYKYIFTVNFKGILNPKIWIFAFGQAFFSLSVAGHGSVIYGSYLSKSEDIPNSARNVALFDTLAALLAAFVIIPAMAVGGAELSSGGPGLMFIYLVNIMNNMAGGRIIEVIFYLCILFAGVSSIINLYEAPVAFLQEKFKANRITATAIIHIIGCIVAICIQGIVSQWMDVVSIYICPLGALLAAVMFFWVAGKEFAEEAVNMGANKKIGGWFYPAGKYIYCLLALVALIAGALLGGIG, from the coding sequence ATGAGTGCTATTGAAAAGCGTGATGGTTTTACTACAAAATGGGGCTTCATCTTAGCTTGTATTGGTTCTGCTGTTGGAATGGGAAATATCTGGAGATTTCCTGTTCTTGTTTCTGAATTGGGTGGAATGACTTTTTTAATTCCTTATTTTATTTTTGTAATTCTTATTGGTTCTACTGGAGTTATAGAAGAATTCGCCTTAGGTCGTGCAGCTGGTGCTGGTCCTGTTGGAGCATTTGGAATGTGTACCGAAATGAGAGGAAATAGGAGTATAGGAGAAAAAATTGGAATAATACCTATATTAGGTTCTTTATCTCTTGCAATAGGATATTCTTGTGTAATGGGTTGGGTTTTTAAATATGCTTGGATGTCAATTAATGGATCTATGTATGCTATGCAATCAAATATGGAAGTAATTGGTTCTACCTTTGGACAAACTGCTTCTGCATGGGGAGCTAATTTTTGGATAATTATTGCATTAATAGCAAGTTTTATTATTATGTCAATGGGAGTTTCTGGTGGTATAGAAAAAGCAAATAAAATTATGATGCCTATATTATTTATTTTATTTGTCTTATTAGGCGTATATATACTATTTCAACCAGGTTCTTCTGATGGTTATAAATATATTTTCACTGTAAATTTTAAAGGAATTTTAAATCCAAAAATTTGGATTTTTGCTTTTGGACAAGCATTCTTTTCTCTTTCAGTTGCAGGACATGGTTCAGTTATTTATGGTTCATATTTAAGTAAGAGTGAAGATATCCCTAACTCTGCTAGAAATGTTGCCTTATTTGATACTTTGGCTGCTCTACTTGCTGCTTTTGTAATTATTCCAGCAATGGCTGTTGGAGGAGCTGAATTATCTTCTGGCGGACCTGGGCTTATGTTTATTTATTTAGTTAATATTATGAATAATATGGCTGGTGGTAGAATTATAGAAGTTATTTTCTATCTATGTATACTTTTTGCAGGAGTTAGCTCAATTATTAATTTATATGAAGCTCCTGTTGCATTTTTACAAGAAAAATTTAAAGCTAATCGTATTACAGCAACTGCAATTATCCATATTATAGGTTGTATAGTTGCTATCTGTATACAAGGTATAGTTTCTCAATGGATGGATGTTGTTTCTATATATATTTGTCCATTAGGAGCATTGCTTGCTGCTGTTATGTTTTTCTGGGTTGCAGGAAAAGAATTTGCAGAAGAAGCTGTCAATATGGGAGCAAATAAAAAAATTGGAGGGTGGTTCTATCCAGCTGGTAAATATATATACTGTCTTTTAGCTCTTGTTGCATTAATAGCAGGTGCACTTCTTGGAGGAATTGGATAA
- a CDS encoding tryptophanase has product MKKYLLDVPVPRSFSYVKRNIPEVTVEQRERTLKATHYNEFAFPAGMLTVDMLSDSGTTAMTDQQWSAMFLGDESYGRNKGYYVLLDAMRDCFERGDNQKKIINLVRTDCQDIEKMMNEMYLCEYEGGLFNGGAAQLERPNAFLMPQGRAAESILFEIVRKILATREPGKVFTIPSNGHFDTTEGNIKQMGSVPRNLYNKELLYEVPEGGRYEKNPFKGDMDINKLQQLIDAIGIENIPMIYTTVTNNTICGQAVSMKSIRETAKIAHKYEIPFMLDAARWAENCYFIKMNEEGYRDKSIAEIAKEMFSYCDGFTASLKKDGHANMGGILAFRDKGYFWKKFSDFNEDGTVKTDVGILLKVKQISSYGNDSYGSMSGRDIMALAAGLYECCNFNYLQERVEQCNYLAEGFYKAGVKGVVLPAGGHGVYINMDEFFDGKRGHETFAGEGFSIELIRRYGIRVSELGDYSMEYDLKTPEQQAEVANVVRFAINRSVYSQEHLDYVIAAVKALYEDRESIPNMRIVSGHNLPMRHFHAFLEPYPNEEK; this is encoded by the coding sequence ATGAAAAAATATTTACTTGATGTTCCAGTACCACGCTCTTTTTCTTATGTTAAACGTAACATTCCTGAAGTGACAGTTGAACAAAGGGAACGTACTTTAAAAGCAACTCACTACAATGAATTTGCTTTCCCTGCTGGAATGCTAACAGTTGATATGTTATCAGATTCAGGAACTACTGCCATGACAGATCAACAATGGTCAGCTATGTTCCTAGGTGATGAATCTTATGGAAGAAACAAAGGTTACTATGTATTACTTGATGCAATGAGAGACTGTTTTGAAAGAGGAGATAATCAAAAAAAGATTATTAACCTAGTTCGTACTGACTGCCAAGACATAGAAAAAATGATGAATGAAATGTATCTATGTGAATATGAAGGTGGACTATTCAATGGTGGAGCTGCTCAACTTGAAAGACCTAATGCTTTCTTAATGCCACAAGGTCGTGCAGCAGAATCTATTCTATTTGAAATAGTTCGTAAGATACTTGCTACTCGTGAACCAGGAAAAGTATTTACTATCCCATCTAATGGACACTTTGATACAACTGAAGGAAATATTAAACAAATGGGATCTGTACCTCGTAACTTATATAATAAGGAATTATTATATGAAGTTCCAGAAGGTGGTCGTTATGAAAAAAATCCTTTCAAAGGAGATATGGATATAAATAAGCTTCAACAACTTATTGATGCTATTGGAATAGAAAATATACCAATGATCTATACAACAGTAACTAACAACACTATTTGTGGACAAGCAGTATCAATGAAAAGTATTCGTGAAACTGCAAAAATTGCTCATAAATATGAAATCCCATTTATGCTAGATGCTGCAAGATGGGCTGAAAACTGTTACTTTATAAAAATGAATGAAGAAGGATATAGAGATAAATCTATTGCTGAAATTGCAAAAGAAATGTTCTCTTATTGTGATGGTTTCACTGCTTCTCTTAAAAAAGATGGACATGCTAATATGGGAGGAATTTTAGCTTTCCGTGATAAAGGATATTTCTGGAAGAAATTCTCAGATTTTAATGAAGATGGAACAGTTAAAACAGATGTTGGAATATTATTAAAAGTTAAACAAATATCTTCTTATGGTAATGACTCTTATGGAAGTATGTCAGGTCGTGATATTATGGCACTTGCTGCTGGACTTTATGAATGTTGTAACTTCAACTATTTACAAGAAAGAGTTGAACAATGTAATTATCTAGCAGAAGGTTTCTATAAAGCAGGAGTTAAAGGTGTTGTTCTTCCAGCAGGTGGACATGGTGTCTATATCAATATGGATGAATTCTTTGATGGAAAGAGAGGACATGAAACTTTTGCAGGAGAAGGATTCAGCATTGAACTTATTAGAAGATATGGAATTCGTGTTTCTGAATTAGGAGATTATTCTATGGAATATGACTTAAAAACTCCTGAACAACAAGCAGAAGTTGCTAATGTTGTAAGATTTGCAATAAATAGAAGTGTTTATTCTCAAGAACACCTTGATTATGTTATTGCAGCAGTAAAAGCTCTTTATGAAGATAGAGAAAGTATTCCTAATATGAGAATTGTTTCTGGTCATAACTTACCTATGAGACACTTCCATGCTTTCTTGGAACCTTATCCAAATGAAGAAAAATAA